A single window of Fischerella sp. PCC 9605 DNA harbors:
- a CDS encoding DUF3891 family protein, protein MLHRLSKQGLICITQPNHAWLAGQIAQVWGNENFGQFLPRKEVCLCAEQHDIGWLLWEKAPTLNPQTGYPHNFTELSTQAHINIWLNAKQFALLLGRYVALLVSLHGTGLYERFTSWQNSPISTQIVQDFLKQEYAFQKQLIAVLQKDEYYATYVTPEVIERNRKLVATWDALSIIFCQGFTSKQQVLQQVPTINSESTLRLTLLEDQDNHQQVAVTPWPFQQDEVKLVYEGQLLQHAFNDEKAMREALMDDCWVTLSTTLKPE, encoded by the coding sequence ATGTTGCATCGCTTATCAAAACAGGGACTGATTTGCATCACTCAACCAAATCATGCTTGGCTTGCAGGTCAAATAGCGCAAGTTTGGGGCAATGAAAATTTTGGTCAATTCCTCCCTAGAAAAGAAGTTTGTCTTTGTGCAGAACAACATGATATTGGCTGGCTACTTTGGGAAAAAGCACCTACACTAAATCCCCAAACTGGTTATCCTCACAACTTTACAGAACTTTCTACTCAAGCACATATAAATATCTGGTTAAATGCCAAACAGTTTGCGCTGCTATTAGGTAGATATGTAGCGTTGCTGGTTTCGCTGCATGGAACAGGACTATATGAAAGATTTACAAGTTGGCAAAACTCGCCCATATCTACTCAAATTGTCCAGGATTTCCTCAAGCAGGAGTATGCCTTTCAAAAGCAACTCATTGCTGTTTTGCAAAAGGATGAATACTACGCAACCTATGTGACACCAGAAGTCATCGAACGTAATAGAAAATTGGTAGCAACATGGGATGCGTTATCAATAATCTTCTGTCAGGGATTTACCAGTAAGCAGCAAGTTCTTCAGCAAGTACCCACAATTAATAGTGAAAGTACACTGCGATTGACCTTGTTAGAAGACCAAGACAACCATCAGCAGGTAGCGGTTACTCCTTGGCCATTTCAGCAGGATGAAGTCAAACTGGTCTATGAGGGACAACTTCTACAACATGCCTTTAACGATGAAAAAGCAATGCGAGAAGCTTTGATGGACGATTGTTGGGTAACTCTCAGTACTACCTTAAAGCCTGAGTAG
- a CDS encoding alanine--glyoxylate aminotransferase family protein translates to MTQAISINNNQRSQLELLSIPERQLLGPGPSNAHPAVLQAMNTPPIGHLDPAFLELMDEIQSLLRYVWQTDNPLTIAVSGTGTAAMEATIANVTEPGDVVLVGVMGYFGNRLVDMAGRYGADVRTITKPWGQVFSLDELRTAVQTHRPAILALVHAETSTGARQPLEGVGDLCREFSCLLLVDTVTSLGGVPIFLDEWGVDLAYSCSQKGLGCPPGASPFTMSLRAMEKLQKRQTKVSNWYLDMTLLGKYWGQERIYHHTAPTNMYYALREALRLVAEEGLENCWRRHQENVEYLWRRLEDIGLSLHVQREYRLPTLTTVRIPEGVDGKAIARQLLLEHGIEIGGGLGELAGQVWRIGLMGFNSRKENVDRLLEALRQVLPK, encoded by the coding sequence ATGACACAAGCCATATCAATCAATAACAACCAGCGATCGCAACTTGAGCTTCTTTCCATACCAGAACGCCAGCTGTTGGGCCCCGGTCCCTCGAATGCTCATCCCGCAGTTCTGCAAGCAATGAATACTCCACCAATAGGGCATCTGGACCCAGCTTTTCTAGAACTTATGGATGAGATTCAGTCGCTACTACGTTATGTATGGCAAACAGATAACCCCCTGACAATTGCCGTTAGTGGTACAGGAACAGCTGCAATGGAAGCAACAATTGCCAATGTTACAGAACCAGGTGATGTAGTTCTGGTTGGTGTAATGGGGTACTTTGGTAATCGTCTTGTTGATATGGCAGGACGATATGGTGCAGATGTGCGAACTATTACAAAGCCTTGGGGACAAGTCTTTTCATTGGATGAGTTGCGAACTGCCGTACAAACTCACCGTCCAGCAATCCTCGCTTTAGTTCATGCTGAAACTTCTACAGGTGCACGTCAACCTTTGGAAGGAGTTGGCGATTTGTGTCGTGAATTTAGCTGTTTGCTGCTAGTAGATACAGTTACAAGTTTGGGTGGCGTTCCCATATTTTTAGATGAGTGGGGAGTTGACCTAGCTTATAGCTGTAGCCAAAAAGGCTTGGGTTGCCCACCTGGAGCTTCCCCTTTTACAATGAGTCTGCGTGCTATGGAAAAATTGCAAAAGCGCCAGACCAAAGTGTCTAACTGGTATTTGGATATGACATTGTTGGGGAAATATTGGGGTCAAGAACGCATTTATCATCACACAGCACCCACTAATATGTACTATGCACTCCGGGAAGCACTGCGTCTAGTGGCTGAAGAAGGATTGGAAAATTGCTGGCGGCGTCATCAAGAAAACGTAGAGTATCTCTGGCGGAGATTAGAAGATATAGGTTTGTCCTTACACGTGCAGCGAGAGTATCGCCTGCCAACCCTAACTACAGTCCGCATTCCAGAAGGGGTAGATGGTAAAGCGATCGCACGGCAGTTACTCTTAGAACATGGCATTGAAATAGGTGGTGGTCTTGGCGAACTAGCTGGTCAAGTTTGGCGTATTGGTCTTATGGGTTTCAATAGCCGCAAAGAAAACGTGGATAGACTCTTAGAAGCACTGCGGCAGGTTTTACCCAAATAG
- a CDS encoding energy transducer TonB: MSFSSIAGEQRHKEAKALKSFLAFSLIGSLSLHICALASGIGNFLARVPELEEEPIELTFVEPEEPEVQDTPPAREIKQQPANIAKAPSPPPIRETTPIQKVIETPKTPPKIQPLPDKPEQTRFEPPKPVADQPKVVTEKPAQNIKPETTSPSTTASSEQLRQSLSDIRDSRESQANSGGSSGTQTTLTGNDSSSTIAVGSGNGTGTRSGSGSGTGSSTGSGSGRRKRETFATAPTTPKPPTDSTGDGNGRAACRQCDAKYPEQAKKRGIEGRVEVAVDTDENGNVTNVRVTKSSGNRELDEAHARQAREWKLKPTSGGRQGVTIATDYAIRGSRRHREVKERQRRREQEQRNQNTAATTTKNTSNTTRRQQVETSVNNTDAPSRTRTRRPRTLTTSPATTSSSQQSDVNRRLRRNSAESSSASSRQITPTRLRRREQVTPNNNANTSEVRKPSQRRKRRTANTSNNNTGNRLQDALRRRQQTAPTVTPAAPPAPSGTQQ, from the coding sequence ATGAGCTTTTCCAGCATTGCAGGGGAGCAACGACACAAAGAGGCCAAAGCTCTAAAATCCTTTTTAGCTTTCAGTCTCATTGGCTCACTTTCACTGCATATCTGTGCATTAGCTTCGGGTATTGGCAACTTTTTGGCTAGAGTGCCAGAGTTGGAAGAGGAACCTATTGAATTGACCTTCGTAGAACCAGAAGAACCAGAAGTTCAAGATACACCACCAGCAAGAGAAATAAAGCAACAACCTGCAAACATTGCTAAGGCTCCTTCACCTCCACCTATAAGGGAAACAACCCCGATACAAAAGGTTATTGAGACTCCCAAAACTCCTCCTAAAATCCAACCATTACCAGACAAGCCGGAACAGACGCGATTTGAGCCGCCAAAGCCTGTTGCTGACCAGCCTAAAGTAGTAACTGAAAAACCAGCCCAAAATATAAAACCAGAAACTACCTCTCCAAGTACAACTGCAAGCAGTGAGCAATTAAGACAGTCACTTAGCGATATTAGAGACTCAAGAGAAAGTCAAGCAAATAGTGGAGGTAGCTCTGGAACACAAACTACGCTCACAGGAAATGATTCTAGTTCTACGATTGCTGTTGGTTCTGGTAATGGTACAGGCACTCGATCTGGTAGTGGTTCCGGAACCGGAAGTAGCACAGGTAGTGGTTCAGGACGCAGAAAACGCGAAACATTTGCTACAGCACCAACTACTCCCAAACCGCCAACAGATTCAACAGGTGATGGCAATGGTCGTGCTGCTTGCCGTCAATGCGATGCCAAATATCCAGAACAGGCGAAAAAACGTGGTATTGAAGGCAGGGTAGAAGTAGCCGTAGATACAGATGAAAATGGTAATGTCACGAATGTAAGAGTTACTAAATCCAGTGGTAATCGTGAATTGGATGAAGCACACGCCAGACAAGCACGGGAGTGGAAATTAAAACCCACAAGCGGGGGAAGACAAGGTGTTACAATCGCTACTGACTATGCTATTCGAGGCTCACGGCGTCACCGTGAAGTTAAAGAAAGGCAAAGACGAAGAGAACAAGAGCAAAGAAATCAAAATACAGCTGCTACCACTACCAAGAATACAAGCAACACTACACGCAGACAACAAGTAGAAACTTCAGTAAATAACACAGACGCTCCTAGCAGAACTAGAACTAGGCGACCACGCACACTGACAACATCGCCAGCAACAACTTCTTCTTCACAGCAATCCGATGTTAATCGTCGTTTGCGTCGTAATAGTGCGGAAAGCAGTTCTGCTAGTTCCAGGCAAATAACCCCAACTAGACTAAGAAGACGCGAGCAAGTTACACCTAACAATAATGCCAACACTAGTGAAGTCAGGAAACCATCTCAGCGTCGGAAGCGGAGAACAGCAAATACATCCAATAATAATACTGGGAATAGGTTACAGGATGCTTTACGCCGCCGTCAACAAACTGCACCAACTGTAACACCTGCTGCGCCACCTGCACCCAGTGGTACACAGCAGTAA
- a CDS encoding MotA/TolQ/ExbB proton channel family protein: MGISKLFTAGGVVMWPLLGFSVLAVGLIIERVRFWYRVNSRQSRVVREVLNLYRLNNIVGALEKLHKNADLPIARIFLAALELEQPNPEEFRLALESEAQAEIPILKRFNTIFETIISLAPLLGLLGTVLGLIASFASLNLGDVGGTRTLGVTSGISEALVSTASGLVVAIFTLLFANTFRGLYQRQIALIQEYGGELELLYRRHYEERGEKAYAPSR; this comes from the coding sequence ATGGGAATTAGCAAATTATTTACCGCAGGTGGCGTAGTCATGTGGCCCCTGCTTGGGTTTTCGGTGTTGGCAGTGGGATTGATTATTGAGCGTGTTCGTTTTTGGTATCGCGTTAATAGCCGCCAAAGTCGTGTAGTCCGAGAGGTATTGAATCTCTATCGATTGAATAATATAGTTGGTGCTTTGGAGAAGTTGCACAAAAATGCAGATTTACCGATCGCACGCATTTTTCTTGCAGCATTGGAATTGGAACAACCAAATCCTGAAGAATTTCGCTTGGCGCTAGAAAGTGAAGCACAAGCAGAAATTCCCATTCTCAAGCGATTTAACACCATCTTTGAAACCATAATTAGCCTTGCCCCTCTATTGGGGTTGCTAGGAACTGTTTTGGGTTTGATAGCTTCCTTTGCATCTCTCAACCTTGGTGATGTGGGAGGTACGAGAACCTTAGGCGTGACTAGTGGTATTAGTGAAGCATTAGTGTCTACAGCATCAGGATTAGTTGTAGCTATTTTTACACTTTTGTTTGCCAATACTTTTCGAGGACTCTATCAACGTCAAATTGCGTTGATTCAAGAATATGGTGGCGAACTTGAATTACTTTATCGCCGTCACTACGAAGAAAGAGGTGAAAAAGCTTATGCGCCTTCAAGATGA
- a CDS encoding ExbD/TolR family protein, protein MRLQDESEIPPQINIVPMIDVIFAILTFFIMSTLFLTRSEGLPVNLPKAATSKAQQVPTKITITVDAQGKISLNRKPTTVDALTEQVRALVGSKQQAVVIINADEKVGHGQVVAVMDRVRRVEGARLAIATQKP, encoded by the coding sequence ATGCGCCTTCAAGATGAATCAGAAATTCCACCGCAAATTAACATTGTGCCCATGATTGATGTGATATTTGCGATTTTGACCTTTTTTATCATGTCAACTCTGTTTTTAACCCGTTCAGAAGGTCTACCAGTTAATTTACCGAAGGCGGCAACGTCGAAAGCACAGCAAGTGCCGACCAAAATCACCATTACGGTAGATGCCCAAGGAAAGATCAGTCTGAACCGCAAACCAACTACTGTTGATGCTTTAACTGAACAAGTGCGTGCCTTAGTAGGTTCCAAACAGCAAGCAGTGGTGATTATCAATGCAGATGAAAAAGTGGGTCATGGTCAAGTGGTGGCAGTGATGGATCGGGTTCGCCGGGTGGAAGGAGCAAGGTTAGCGATCGCAACTCAAAAGCCTTAG